One segment of Fusobacteria bacterium ZRK30 DNA contains the following:
- a CDS encoding Txe/YoeB family addiction module toxin has product MRIEFTENGLEDYNYWAINDKKKFKRLIKVIENIIRTPFQGIGKPEPLKNNLKGLWSRRLDIEHRIVYIVEDDKIVILQCRYHYD; this is encoded by the coding sequence ATGAGAATAGAATTTACAGAAAATGGATTAGAAGACTATAATTACTGGGCTATTAATGATAAAAAAAAATTTAAAAGGCTAATCAAGGTAATAGAGAATATAATTAGGACACCGTTTCAAGGGATAGGTAAACCCGAGCCACTAAAAAATAATTTAAAAGGACTTTGGTCTAGAAGATTAGATATAGAACATAGAATAGTTTATATAGTGGAAGATGATAAAATAGTTATATTACAATGTAGATACCACTATGATTAA
- a CDS encoding type II toxin-antitoxin system Phd/YefM family antitoxin, whose protein sequence is MKVANSSDVRKNFKKYLDQSREDHEPIIITTANKEDMILTSREDYESLSETIHLLSSRANGNRLFDSIKQYEDGNTTSFTLDELNGEK, encoded by the coding sequence ATGAAAGTAGCAAATTCAAGCGATGTTAGGAAAAATTTTAAAAAATACTTAGATCAATCTAGAGAAGATCACGAGCCCATTATAATAACTACTGCAAACAAAGAGGATATGATATTAACATCTAGAGAAGATTATGAATCTTTGTCTGAAACTATACACCTTTTATCTTCTAGGGCTAACGGGAACAGATTATTTGATTCTATTAAGCAATATGAAGATGGGAATACTACCAGTTTTACATTAGATGAATTAAATGGTGAAAAGTAA